In a single window of the Papaver somniferum cultivar HN1 chromosome 8, ASM357369v1, whole genome shotgun sequence genome:
- the LOC113304844 gene encoding probable glucan 1,3-alpha-glucosidase: protein MISRNAFLLLSILLLVSSVSSWKKEEFRTCDQTPFCKRARARTPGSCSLVATDVVINDGDLTAKLIPKFNGSKGEEDEQEKGEEPSKPLLLRLSAYQNGIVRLKIDEDPSLDPPKKRFEVPDVVVPEFDDKKLWLQRVSTEVINGDASQSSIVYVSDDHEAVLRHDPFEVYIRKKGGDCVLSINSHGLFDFEQLRNKKEGDNWEENFRSHTDSRPYGPQSISFDVSFYGADFVYGIPEHATSLTLKPTRGPEIEFSEPYRLFNLDVFEYLHESPFGIYGSIPFMLSHGKVHGTSGFFWLNAAEMQIDVLGSGWDAESGLSLPSSHGRIDTLWMSEAGVVDAFFFVGPEPKDVVKQYASVTGTSAMPQHFATAYHQCRWNYRDEEDVANVDSKFDEFDIPYDVLWLDIEHTDGKRYFTWDRVLFPNPEEMQNKLADKGRRMVTIVDPHIKRDESFHIHKEATKGGYYVKDASGKDYDGWCWPGSSSYLDMLNPEIRTWWAEKFSLQNYVGSTPSLYIWNDMNEPSVFNGPEVTMPRDLIHYGGVEHREVHNAYGYYFHMATADGLFKRGGGNDRPFVLSRAIFPGTQRFGAVWTGDNSADWDHLRVSVPMILTLGLTGISFSGADVGGFFGNPDTELLVRWYQLGAYYPFFRGHAHHDTKRREPWLFGEKNTELMRDAIHTRYMFLPYFYTLFREANTTGVPVVRPLWMEFPSDETTFSNDEAFMVGNSLLVQGIYTERAKQVSVYLPHGQSWYDLKTGVAYAGGVTQKLQVSEDSIPAFQKAGTIIPRKDRYRRSSTQMVNDPFTLVIALNASQAAEGELYVDDGKSFEFGKGAYIHRRFVYSDGKLTSSNIANPVSGSKVYSSDCVIERIILLGLSGAKNALIEPANVKADIESGPIMLQGGRGGPTALTVRKPNVRISDDWTIKIL from the exons ATGATCAGCAGAAATGCTTTTCTGCTACTGTCTATTCTTCTTCTAGTATCATCTGTCTCATCCTGGAAAAAAGAAGAGTTCCGAACCTGCGACCAGACTCCTTTCTGCAAAAGAGCTCGAGCTAGAACACCCGGATCATGTTCTTTAGTAGCCACAGATGTGGTCATTAACGATGGAGATCTTACAGCCAAACTTATTCCCAAGTTCAATGGCAGCAAAGGAGAAGAGGACGAGCAAGAAAAGGGAGAAGAACCCAGTAAGCCATTACTCCTTAGATTATCAGCTTATCAGAATGGAATTGTGAGACTCAAGATTGATGAGGACCCGAGCTTAGATCCCCCCAAAAAGAGATTTGAGGTCCCTGACGTGGTTGTTCCCGAGTTCGACGATAAGAAACTTTGGCTACAAAGGGTTTCAACTGAAGTAATCAATGGTGATGCATCTCAATCTTCAATTGTTTATGTCTCTGATGACCATGAAGCAGTTCTTAGACACGACCCATTTGAGGTTTACATTCGTAAGAAAGGAGGTGATTGTGTTCTATCGATCAATTCACATGGGCTATTTGATTTTGAACAGTTGAGAAACAAGAAAGAAGGGGACAATTGGGAGGAAAATTTCAGGAGTCACACAGATTCCAGGCCGTACGGTCCACAGTCaatcagttttgatgtatcatttTATGGAGCTGATTTTGTTTATGGAATCCCTGAGCATGCTACATCTCTTACTTTGAAGCCCACTAGGGGACCTGAAATTGAGTTCTCGGAGCCGTATCGTCTATTTAACCTAGATGTGTTTGAGTACCTTCATGAATCTCCATTTGGAATTTATGGGTCTATTCCTTTCATGCTTTCCCATGGTAAAGTTCATGGTACGTCAGGATTTTTCTGGTTGAATGCTGCTGAGATGCAGATTGATGTTCTTGGTTCTGGTTGGGATGCCGAATCTGGGCTTTCTCTTCCTTCTTCCCATGGAAGAATTGATACTCTTTGGATGAGCGAGGCTGGAGTTGTTGATGCATTCTTTTTTGTCGGTCCTGAACCTAAAGATGTTGTGAAGCAATATGCAAGTGTAACTGGAACATCTGCTATGCCCCAGCACTTTGCAACAGCTTACCACCAATGCAGATGGAATTATAGAGATGAGGAGGATGTTGCAAATGTTGATTCCAAATTCGATGAGTTTGATATTCCCTATGATGTACTATGGCTAGATATTGAGCATACTGATGGGAAAAGGTATTTTACTTGGGACAGGGTTCTCTTCCCCAATCCTGAAGAAATGCAGAACAAATTGGCTGACAAGGGTAGGCGTATGGTTACAATCGTCGATCCTCATATAAAGAGGGATGAGTCGTTTCATATACACAAAGAGGCAACCAAGGGTGGGTACTATGTGAAGGATGCTTCAGGAAAAGACTATGATGGATGGTGTTGGCCTGGTTCATCATCATACCTAGATATGTTGAACCCAGAGATCAGAACCTGGTGGGCTGAGAAGTTCTCATTGCAGAATTATGTTGGCTCAACTCCTTCCTTGTATATATGGAACGATATGAATGAGCCATCTGTCTTCAATGGTCCTGAG GTGACAATGCCAAGGGATCTTATACATTATGGGGGTGTGGAGCACCGAGAGGTACACAATGCATATGGTTACTACTTTCACATGGCTACAGCTGATGGTCTTTTTAAGAGAGGTGGCGGAAATGACAGGCCTTTTGTTTTGTCAAGAGCAATCTTTCCTGGAACTCAAAGGTTTGGAGCTGTTTGGACTGGAGATAACTCAGCAGATTGGGATCACCTCAGAGTCTCAGTTCCAATGATTTTGACTCTTGGTCTCACTGGAATTTCATTCTCTG GTGCGGATGTTGGTGGATTTTTCGGCAACCCGGACACTGAATTGTTGGTTCGTTGGTACCAACTGGGAGCCTACTATCCTTTCTTTAGAGGTCATGCTCATCATGACACCAAAAGGAGGGAACCATGGTTATTCGG GGAGAAGAACACTGAACTAATGAGGGATGCGATACACACACGTTATATGTTTCTTCCATATTTCTATACATTGTTCAGGGAAGCCAATACAACAGGTGTTCCAGTCGTGCGTCCACTGTGGATGGAGTTTCCTTCAGATGAAACCACTTTTAGCAATGACGAGGCTTTCATGGTTGGAAACTCTCTTCTTGTTCAAGGAATCTACACTGAG CGTGCCAAACAAGTGTCAGTATATTTGCCTCATGGCCAGTCTTGGTATGACCTAAAGACAGGAGTTGCATATGCTGGAGGTGTGACCCAGAAGTTACAGGTCTCAGAAGATAGTATTCCTGCATTTCAAAAGGCAGGAACTATTATCCCACGGAAAGACAGATATCGCCGGAGTTCTACTCAGATGGTTAACGATCCATTTACTCTG GTGATAGCGTTGAACGCGTCTCAAGCGGCCGAAGGTGAACTCTATGTTGACGATGGCAAGAGCTTTGAATTTGGAAAAGGAGCATACATCCATCGTCGTTTTGTATATTCAGATGGAAAACTCACGTCTTCAAATATCGCAAACCCTGTATCAGGCAGCAAAGTTTATTCCTCAGACTGTGTAATCGAGAGGATTATTCTACTAGGGCTCTCTGGAGCAAAAAACGCACTGATAGAGCCTGCAAATGTGAAAGCTGACATTGAGTCTGGACCCATTATGCTTCAAGGAGGGAGGGGTGGTCCGACTGCTTTAACTGTCCGAAAACCAAATGTCCGCATTTCTGATGATTGGACAATAAAGATTTTGTAA
- the LOC113305364 gene encoding splicing factor U2af large subunit B-like — protein MAVMIGGGDFCSSVQKKSISTHAIYDGAEDTSDSCERGPSKSRERKRDRDKDHDRSERDHHRLRNTDRRERSETNRDDGYHHRDHGRRRSYDRDSDEERYRRSRSRSRRDSEEERPHRRSRSRSRSKRKRNSGFDVAPPSIDGVAAAPPTIPGTFPINMMYMTQQATRHARRVYVGGLPPMANEEESVATFFNQVMSAIGGNTAGPGDAVVNVYINHEKNFAFVEMRSVEEASNAMALDGIVFQGVTVKVRRPTDYNPSLAAALGPSQPSLKLNLEAVGMLRGSTACLEGPDRIFVGGIPSYFTEVQIRELLESFGSLRGFDLVKDKETGNSKGFSFCVYQDTSITDIVCGTLNGLKLGSKTLTVRRANQGTTQPKPEHENALLGGALPTKVVRLTHAVSADELKDDEEYEDIVEDMRLEAGKYGSLTSVVIPRPIAYDEPSPGVGSVFLEFSDTIGAWKAREGLNGRKFGGNEVVAVYYPEIKFSQGEYDA, from the coding sequence ATGGCGGTAATGATCGGTGGTGGCGATTTCTGTTCTTCAGTTCAAAAGAAATCCATAAGTACTCATGCAATTTATGATGGTGCAGAAGATACAAGTGATTCTTGTGAAAGAGGTCCTTCAAAAAGTAGAGAACGAAAGAGAGACAGGGATAAAGACCATGATCGTTCTGAGAGGGATCACCATAGACTTCGTAATACTGATAGAAGAGAACGGTCTGAAACAAACAGAGATGACGGATATCATCATAGAGACCATGGCAGACGTAGAAGTTATGATAGAGATAGTGATGAAGAGAGATATAGGCGCAGTAGGTCTAGATCACGTAGAGATAGTGAAGAAGAGAGACCACATAGGCGTAGTAGGTCTAGATCACGTTCTAAACGTAAACGGAATAGCGGCTTTGATGTGGCACCTCCTTCGATAGATGGCGTCGCTGCAGCTCCTCCAACTATTCCCGGAACGTTTCCGATTAACATGATGTACATGACCCAGCAAGCTACACGACATGCTAGGCGAGTCTATGTTGGCGGCCTTCCTCCTATGGCTAACGAGGAGGAGTCGGTGGCAACCTTTTTCAATCAGGTTATGTCGGCTATTGGTGGAAACACTGCTGGTCCAGGGGATGCTGTTGTTAATGTATACATCAACCATGAGAAGAATTTTGCTTTTGTGGAGATGAGGTCCGTTGAGGAGGCCAGTAATGCAATGGCTTTAGACGGCATTGTTTTTCAGGGAGTAACAGTGAAAGTTAGGAGGCCTACTGATTACAATCCTTCTCTTGCTGCGGCACTCGGACCAAGTCAGCCAAGTCTAAAATTGAACCTAGAAGCTGTTGGGATGTTGCGGGGATCTACCGCTTGTCTTGAGGGACCCGATCGCATATTTGTGGGCGGCATTCCTTCCTATTTCACAGAGGTACAGATAAGAGAACTGTTAGAATCTTTTGGTTCTCTTCGAGGATTCGATCTTGTCAAAGACAAGGAAACAGGTAACTCCAAAGGCTTTTCCTTTTGCGTGTACCAGGATACCTCGATCACGGATATAGTTTGTGGAACTCTGAATGGACTTAAATTGGGTTCCAAAACTCTAACTGTACGGCGTGCCAACCAAGGAACAACACAGCCTAAGCCTGAACATGAGAATGCATTGTTAGGTGGTGCCCTTCCCACTAAGGTTGTACGCTTAACCCATGCTGTTAGTGCAGATGAACTAAAAGATGACGAAGAGTACGAAGACATAGTGGAAGATATGAGATTGGAGGCCGGAAAGTACGGTTCATTGACAAGTGTTGTCATCCCACGTCCAATTGCCTACGATGAGCCATCTCCAGGAGTTGGCAGTGTGTTCTTGGAATTTTCCGACACCATTGGCGCTTGGAAGGCTCGAGAGGGGCTGAATGGTAGGAAATTCGGTGGGAATGAGGTGGTAGCGGTCTATTATCCTGAGATTAAATTCTCACAGGGGGAATATGATGCTTAA